One Chitinophaga varians DNA window includes the following coding sequences:
- a CDS encoding HesB/IscA family protein, which produces MITVSEKAGVYIKTLMETEHHAPGTFVRVGVKGGGCSGLEYVMKFETEEQEGDQVFEDKGIKVVVQMKSLLYLYGTELDYSDGLNGKGLFFNNPNATRTCSCGESFAV; this is translated from the coding sequence ATGATAACCGTTTCAGAAAAAGCTGGAGTATATATCAAGACGCTGATGGAGACCGAACATCACGCTCCCGGCACTTTCGTAAGAGTAGGGGTAAAAGGCGGCGGTTGCTCCGGCCTTGAATATGTCATGAAGTTTGAAACAGAAGAACAGGAAGGAGACCAGGTATTTGAAGACAAGGGAATAAAGGTAGTCGTACAAATGAAGAGCCTGCTCTACCTGTATGGCACCGAACTGGACTACTCCGACGGCCTCAATGGCAAAGGCCTTTTCTTCAACAACCCGAATGCAACGAGAACATGCAGCTGCGGCGAAAGCTTCGCGGTATAA
- a CDS encoding NADPH-dependent FMN reductase: MNVLIFNGATDTRPEATSNRLAAYLSEGLTEKGLPTEIFSLAEKEIPFFSMLEAAKKPESVAAMCEAFCKADLQIWMTPLYHGSMTGAMKNCLDWLELTSKHQRPYLTGKVVALLSWADGTQAMQGINAMDAVAKALRAWVLPYSLPILKNNLYDPQTSGFTAFYKTKLDMMVSLLSAAQSHVAAGTAI; encoded by the coding sequence ATGAACGTACTCATATTTAACGGTGCCACTGACACCCGCCCTGAAGCCACCTCTAACAGGCTGGCGGCGTACCTGTCGGAAGGCCTGACAGAAAAGGGGTTACCGACCGAGATTTTCAGCCTGGCCGAGAAAGAGATCCCGTTTTTTTCCATGTTGGAAGCGGCTAAAAAGCCGGAGAGCGTGGCAGCGATGTGTGAGGCTTTCTGCAAGGCGGACCTTCAGATATGGATGACGCCTTTATATCATGGCAGCATGACGGGTGCCATGAAGAACTGCCTGGACTGGCTGGAGCTGACAAGCAAACACCAACGGCCATATTTAACCGGAAAGGTTGTAGCTTTGCTCTCCTGGGCCGACGGCACACAGGCCATGCAGGGGATCAACGCCATGGATGCCGTAGCCAAAGCATTGAGGGCCTGGGTACTGCCCTACTCTTTGCCTATCCTGAAAAATAATCTTTATGACCCGCAGACCAGCGGGTTTACTGCATTTTATAAAACCAAGCTGGATATGATGGTATCCCTGCTCTCCGCCGCGCAGTCACACGTGGCGGCCGGGACAGCAATCTGA
- a CDS encoding helix-turn-helix transcriptional regulator: MEKYPTRTKNAADRFLMLIKTKGPLSAAELAGELGITTEGARLQLVKLAEEGLLQFESISKGVGRPMQIWSLTPLGNARFPDSHTELTVDIIQTIKTVLGPEALANVIKAREKNQQEKYNTALEGVNGIENRLTAFAAIRTGEGYLAEWRKEGDVFLFIENHCPICCAAATCDNICTSEMNTFISVIGEEVQVTRLDHIINGARRCVYKIRQNTVPAI; encoded by the coding sequence TTGGAAAAATATCCAACACGAACCAAAAATGCCGCTGACAGGTTTTTGATGCTGATCAAGACCAAGGGCCCCCTGTCTGCTGCCGAACTGGCCGGTGAATTGGGTATCACCACGGAAGGCGCCCGCCTGCAGCTGGTAAAGCTGGCTGAAGAGGGCTTGTTGCAGTTTGAAAGTATATCCAAAGGCGTCGGCCGCCCCATGCAAATATGGAGCCTGACCCCGCTTGGCAATGCCCGCTTCCCGGACAGTCATACCGAACTCACGGTAGACATCATCCAGACCATTAAAACGGTACTGGGCCCCGAAGCACTGGCCAATGTGATCAAAGCACGCGAAAAGAACCAACAGGAGAAATATAATACCGCCCTGGAAGGGGTTAACGGCATCGAAAACAGGTTGACCGCCTTTGCGGCCATCCGCACCGGCGAAGGATACCTGGCAGAATGGAGAAAAGAAGGAGATGTGTTCCTCTTCATTGAAAATCACTGCCCTATCTGCTGCGCTGCCGCTACCTGCGACAATATCTGTACTTCAGAGATGAATACCTTTATCAGTGTTATCGGCGAAGAGGTACAGGTGACACGCCTGGACCATATCATCAATGGCGCCCGCCGCTGTGTCTACAAAATCAGACAAAACACTGTCCCTGCCATTTAA
- a CDS encoding EamA family transporter, whose protein sequence is MWWIYALLSAAFAALTAIFAKIGVADVPSNLATGIRTIIILLVAWGIVLARGEYKGVTLTRHTLIFLVLSGLATGFSWIFYFKALQIGKVSQVAPVDKLSVALTIILSAIFLQEALTWKTAIGALLIISGTLVLIIK, encoded by the coding sequence ATGTGGTGGATATATGCTTTATTATCAGCTGCATTTGCGGCGCTGACAGCGATTTTTGCCAAGATAGGCGTGGCGGACGTGCCTTCCAATCTGGCCACGGGCATCCGTACCATTATCATTTTACTGGTGGCATGGGGCATTGTGCTGGCAAGAGGGGAATATAAGGGAGTGACGCTGACCAGGCACACTTTGATATTTCTGGTGTTGTCCGGCCTGGCTACCGGTTTCTCGTGGATCTTTTATTTTAAGGCGTTGCAGATAGGCAAGGTGTCGCAGGTGGCGCCGGTGGATAAGCTAAGTGTGGCGTTGACGATCATTTTGTCCGCCATTTTCCTGCAGGAGGCGCTTACCTGGAAAACGGCGATTGGTGCCTTACTGATAATTTCAGGCACCCTGGTATTGATCATCAAATAG
- a CDS encoding GNAT family N-acetyltransferase, translating into MMHLQYRDAVPGDLPQIVEIYNSTIAGRMVTADTSPVTVESRQAWFLAHNPEHRPLWMVYDGTELVGWISFSSFYGRPAYDGTVEVSIYLAEHTRGKGYGKLVLQHAIDVAPKFGIHTLLGFIFAHNIPSLKLFHAKGFAEWAHLPDVAVLDGQARTLKILGLKV; encoded by the coding sequence ATGATGCATTTGCAGTACCGGGACGCGGTCCCCGGTGATTTACCACAGATCGTTGAGATTTATAACAGCACCATAGCGGGCAGGATGGTAACGGCAGACACTTCGCCGGTGACCGTGGAAAGCCGGCAGGCCTGGTTTCTGGCACACAATCCGGAGCATCGTCCCTTGTGGATGGTGTATGATGGCACGGAGCTGGTGGGATGGATCAGTTTTTCTTCTTTTTACGGCCGGCCCGCTTACGATGGCACGGTAGAGGTGAGCATTTACCTGGCGGAACATACGCGTGGCAAGGGTTACGGAAAGCTGGTGCTGCAACATGCCATTGATGTGGCGCCGAAATTTGGTATCCATACCCTGTTAGGTTTTATTTTCGCGCACAACATTCCCAGCCTGAAGTTGTTTCATGCCAAAGGGTTTGCGGAATGGGCGCATCTGCCTGATGTGGCCGTGCTGGACGGGCAGGCCCGGACGCTGAAGATATTAGGCCTCAAAGTGTAA
- a CDS encoding GNAT family N-acetyltransferase, giving the protein MQLPVLSTEQLVLRPITEKDTAALFSLFSKEEVTRYMDIDAFTNITEATQIITYFRERWEKQEGMRWAITFKGKDELVGTCGFHHWNKTHYKIELGYDLLPSYWGKGIMTTAIGQILRFVFEELQLNRVEAFVDPLNAASSRLLGRVGFRHEGMLRDAFFEKGKFVDADLYSLLRREYDREAIWQ; this is encoded by the coding sequence ATGCAACTACCCGTACTCAGCACAGAACAACTGGTGCTCCGCCCTATTACAGAAAAAGATACCGCTGCTTTGTTCTCCCTCTTTTCCAAAGAAGAAGTGACACGGTACATGGACATTGACGCTTTTACCAATATTACCGAGGCAACCCAGATCATTACGTATTTCCGTGAACGTTGGGAAAAGCAGGAAGGAATGCGCTGGGCCATTACTTTCAAAGGTAAAGATGAGCTGGTGGGCACCTGCGGTTTCCACCACTGGAACAAAACACACTATAAAATAGAGCTGGGTTATGACCTGTTGCCTTCTTATTGGGGCAAGGGTATTATGACCACTGCTATCGGACAGATCCTGCGGTTTGTGTTTGAGGAATTACAGTTGAACCGTGTGGAGGCTTTCGTAGATCCGTTGAATGCAGCGTCGTCCCGTTTGCTGGGACGGGTAGGGTTCCGTCATGAAGGGATGTTACGCGATGCTTTCTTTGAAAAGGGGAAGTTCGTGGATGCGGACCTGTATAGTTTACTTCGCCGGGAATATGACCGGGAGGCTATCTGGCAATAA
- a CDS encoding response regulator transcription factor: protein MKILVIEDESKVGAFIKRGLEEHHHQVDVYTDGLLGQQAALEQDYDLIILDIMLPGINGLTICKNLRTRDITAPVLMLTALSATHDIVDGLNAGADDYLAKPFHFSELVARVNALSRRKNNFKQEKEILTLADLRLDTTSKTASREGQEITLTAKEYALLELLLKNTGKVLSRALISEAVWGLEFDTGTNTIDVYVNYLRNKIEKGFSGEKLIHTVVGMGYVMKVKSTWQQQL from the coding sequence ATGAAAATATTGGTTATAGAAGATGAGTCCAAAGTAGGTGCCTTTATTAAAAGAGGACTGGAAGAACACCACCATCAGGTGGACGTATATACTGACGGACTGCTGGGGCAACAGGCAGCATTGGAGCAGGACTATGATCTGATCATACTGGACATCATGTTGCCAGGCATCAACGGCCTGACCATCTGCAAAAACCTCCGCACCCGCGATATCACTGCACCGGTGCTGATGCTCACCGCGCTGAGCGCCACCCATGATATTGTGGACGGTCTTAATGCAGGTGCCGATGACTACCTCGCCAAACCATTCCATTTCTCAGAACTGGTGGCCCGCGTAAACGCCCTGTCACGCCGCAAAAACAATTTCAAACAGGAAAAAGAGATACTTACCCTGGCCGACCTGCGCCTGGACACTACCTCTAAAACCGCCAGCAGGGAGGGACAGGAAATCACCCTCACCGCCAAAGAATACGCCCTGCTGGAACTGCTGCTCAAAAATACCGGCAAAGTGCTGTCCCGCGCGCTCATCTCCGAAGCGGTATGGGGACTGGAATTTGATACCGGCACCAACACCATCGATGTGTACGTAAACTATCTCCGCAACAAAATCGAAAAAGGCTTCAGCGGCGAAAAGCTGATCCATACGGTGGTAGGGATGGGATATGTCATGAAAGTTAAAAGCACCTGGCAGCAACAGCTATGA
- a CDS encoding sensor histidine kinase, with product MKIRHRLSLQFTLITGIILAGVFVLIYLLSAQYIRNSFYKLLQVRALVTAQVYLEKDELTKKKFLEIEKSYAQSIPDESSNIYDQDNQPVFLEKVKYNWPPSLLNTIRKNNTYRFTFGEKYGVGMFYPDNQGDFVVIVTARNKAGEQQLQYLALILVVILCISLIVTFLLGQWFASKALHPIQSINRQVKKIRSNNLHTRVEQGRNKDEIAELAGNFNELLQHLEQAFEMQRSFVSNASHELRTPLTTIIGEIEVTLHRERSQAEYIATLDTVLDESEKLKVITDGLLQLTRIDVVLTPANTESVRLDELLWEIQEHWQYKTPPCQVDVVLSDLPEDASRLAIRGNRPLLMLALQNIVRNAFKFSHHQPVTLRLTYSSNCLVISVSDKGIGIAPGELDKIFLPLYRADNAYTFAGYGIGLAMAQRIFQLHQATITVSSVLGQGTTFNIFFPVDIKI from the coding sequence ATGAAGATAAGGCACCGTTTATCATTACAGTTCACCCTCATCACCGGTATTATCCTTGCCGGGGTGTTTGTATTGATATACCTGCTGTCTGCCCAATATATCCGCAACAGCTTCTATAAACTGCTGCAGGTAAGGGCGCTGGTCACCGCCCAGGTATACCTCGAAAAAGACGAACTGACCAAAAAGAAATTCCTGGAGATAGAAAAAAGCTACGCCCAGAGCATCCCCGACGAATCCAGCAATATTTATGATCAGGACAACCAACCTGTTTTCCTGGAAAAGGTAAAGTACAACTGGCCGCCATCGCTGCTGAACACCATCCGTAAAAACAATACCTACCGCTTTACGTTCGGGGAGAAGTACGGCGTGGGCATGTTTTATCCCGACAATCAGGGCGACTTTGTGGTGATTGTGACCGCCCGCAACAAAGCTGGCGAACAACAGCTGCAATACCTCGCGCTGATACTGGTCGTCATACTCTGTATATCCCTGATCGTTACCTTCCTGCTGGGCCAGTGGTTTGCCAGCAAAGCGCTGCATCCCATCCAGAGCATTAACAGGCAGGTGAAGAAAATACGTTCCAACAACCTGCACACACGGGTGGAGCAGGGGCGTAACAAAGACGAGATCGCCGAACTGGCCGGGAATTTTAATGAGCTGTTACAACACCTGGAACAGGCTTTTGAGATGCAGCGCTCCTTTGTGTCCAATGCCTCGCATGAATTAAGGACACCGCTGACCACTATCATAGGCGAGATAGAAGTCACCCTGCACCGGGAACGCAGCCAGGCCGAATACATCGCTACGCTGGACACGGTGCTGGACGAGTCGGAAAAGCTGAAAGTGATTACCGACGGCCTTTTGCAGCTCACCCGCATAGATGTGGTCCTGACGCCTGCCAACACGGAATCCGTGCGGCTCGACGAACTCCTGTGGGAGATTCAGGAGCACTGGCAGTACAAAACACCGCCCTGCCAGGTCGACGTGGTGCTGAGCGATCTTCCGGAAGATGCTTCGCGGCTGGCCATCCGTGGCAACCGGCCTTTGTTGATGCTGGCATTGCAAAATATTGTCCGCAATGCCTTTAAATTTTCACATCATCAACCTGTAACCCTTCGTCTTACCTATAGTTCCAATTGCCTTGTCATCTCTGTGAGTGATAAAGGCATTGGCATTGCGCCCGGAGAACTGGATAAAATATTTCTGCCACTCTACCGGGCAGACAACGCCTATACGTTTGCCGGCTACGGCATCGGGCTGGCCATGGCCCAGCGCATCTTTCAACTCCATCAGGCCACGATCACCGTGAGCAGTGTCCTTGGGCAGGGCACTACCTTTAACATTTTTTTTCCGGTTGATATTAAAATCTAA
- a CDS encoding TolC family protein: MTIRLALQAFPVLLGILWSCCVRAQPLDTLKLTLPEAEQQLLQKNIPLLAQKFNIDAARAEVITARLWDNPQVTFENVLYNHTTKKWFDFSYNGQNSLQVQQLFKLAGKRNKAVQLAQSGVKMTEYQFFDLLRTLRFSLHDNFFDLYYKQQSLQTFGRQITFLQQIVKVFEQQKAMGNIAPKEIIRIKSLLYDLQHDALEMEKDIQQTQSDLALLIRVPATVNIQPQLPDTLAAVPASALSFQTLLDTARANRYDLKIAQENVQYNNLNLRLQRSLAVPDIQLGFSYDKQGNFERNYNGLNISMPLPFFNRNQGNIKMAKAQLEGSKLQLNGTQDQLEHDVMNSLQQALKTEKLLQEFDPGFEQEYTTMMREVEKNYGLHNIGLLEFIDLYDAYRNNVLKMNELKYDRLNALEQINFATGASIFHL; this comes from the coding sequence ATGACGATCAGACTAGCATTACAAGCCTTTCCTGTACTGTTGGGCATCCTATGGAGCTGTTGCGTACGTGCGCAACCGTTGGATACCCTGAAACTTACGCTACCGGAGGCAGAGCAGCAGCTTCTTCAGAAGAACATCCCACTGCTGGCACAAAAATTTAATATCGACGCCGCCAGGGCAGAGGTGATCACCGCCCGGTTGTGGGACAATCCCCAGGTAACTTTCGAGAATGTATTGTACAACCACACGACCAAAAAGTGGTTCGACTTCTCCTACAATGGTCAAAACTCCCTCCAGGTACAACAGTTGTTCAAGCTGGCCGGTAAACGCAATAAAGCTGTGCAACTGGCCCAAAGCGGCGTAAAGATGACAGAATACCAGTTCTTCGATCTGCTGCGTACCCTCCGTTTCTCCCTGCACGACAACTTCTTCGATCTCTATTACAAACAACAATCGCTGCAGACATTCGGCCGCCAGATCACCTTCCTGCAGCAGATCGTTAAAGTGTTTGAACAGCAGAAAGCCATGGGCAACATCGCGCCCAAAGAGATCATCCGTATTAAGTCACTGCTGTACGACCTGCAACACGATGCGCTGGAAATGGAAAAAGATATTCAACAGACACAGTCCGACCTGGCGCTGCTGATTCGTGTGCCCGCCACCGTTAACATACAGCCGCAGCTGCCGGACACACTGGCAGCCGTGCCTGCATCGGCCTTGTCTTTTCAGACATTGCTGGACACCGCCAGGGCCAACCGGTACGATCTTAAAATTGCCCAGGAAAATGTCCAGTATAATAATCTGAACCTGCGGCTGCAACGTTCCCTCGCCGTACCCGACATACAGCTGGGCTTTTCCTATGATAAGCAGGGCAACTTTGAAAGGAACTACAACGGCCTCAATATCTCCATGCCGTTGCCGTTCTTTAACCGCAACCAGGGAAACATCAAAATGGCGAAAGCCCAGCTGGAGGGCAGCAAACTACAGCTCAACGGCACGCAGGACCAGCTGGAACATGATGTCATGAACAGTCTGCAGCAGGCGCTGAAGACCGAGAAGCTGTTACAGGAGTTTGATCCCGGATTTGAGCAGGAATACACCACCATGATGCGCGAAGTGGAAAAAAATTACGGGCTGCATAATATAGGGCTGCTGGAATTTATAGACCTGTATGACGCCTACCGCAACAACGTGCTCAAAATGAACGAGCTTAAATACGACCGACTCAACGCACTGGAGCAAATCAACTTCGCTACCGGCGCTTCCATTTTCCATCTTTGA
- a CDS encoding efflux RND transporter periplasmic adaptor subunit produces MQNIKKLYIPAAVFIISIQGIILTGCGSKTVPDKTARWALSDSLLRTLVVDTATTAAMDNEIMLTGKISENEDKTARIFPMVSGIVTEVKVHSGDFVKKGQVLAVIKSPEMAGFTADQRITASDMATAKRNMEVAESFYKSGLNSRKDYEEAKSNYDKAVAAYNKSSAVLEINGGAHQTSYMVKAPVPGFVINKRAAESMQWRPDNSDPIFVVADLNNVWAMINVFESDISGIREGDQVQMSTLSYPDKTFTGKIDKIYNVLDPETKVMKARVVVDNPGFFLKPEMFVRAKAKRHVDSNMVSIPSRGIIFDHDKYYVLVLTNTKPGVAIREVQVARTVEGRAYIASGLKEGERIIASRQVFIYDTLSDQQ; encoded by the coding sequence ATGCAAAACATTAAAAAGCTTTATATACCTGCAGCTGTTTTTATTATATCCATCCAGGGCATCATCCTCACCGGCTGTGGCAGCAAAACAGTCCCGGACAAAACCGCCCGGTGGGCGCTCAGTGACTCCCTGCTTCGCACGCTGGTGGTGGATACCGCCACTACCGCCGCTATGGACAACGAAATTATGCTGACCGGAAAAATCAGCGAAAACGAAGATAAAACGGCCCGTATCTTCCCGATGGTAAGCGGTATCGTTACAGAAGTGAAAGTCCATTCCGGTGATTTCGTTAAAAAAGGACAAGTGCTGGCCGTGATCAAAAGTCCTGAAATGGCGGGCTTCACTGCAGATCAACGTATAACCGCCAGCGATATGGCCACTGCCAAACGGAATATGGAGGTGGCAGAGTCCTTTTACAAAAGCGGATTAAATTCCCGTAAGGACTATGAAGAGGCAAAAAGCAACTACGATAAAGCCGTGGCAGCCTACAATAAGTCCAGCGCCGTGCTGGAAATAAACGGCGGTGCCCACCAGACCAGCTACATGGTAAAAGCACCGGTACCGGGATTCGTGATCAACAAAAGAGCCGCTGAAAGCATGCAGTGGCGGCCGGATAACTCAGACCCCATCTTCGTTGTGGCCGATCTTAACAACGTATGGGCCATGATCAATGTCTTTGAATCAGATATATCCGGCATCCGGGAAGGCGACCAGGTGCAGATGTCCACCTTGTCTTATCCTGACAAAACCTTTACCGGCAAGATAGATAAGATCTACAATGTGCTGGACCCCGAGACAAAAGTGATGAAAGCCAGGGTGGTAGTGGATAACCCCGGCTTTTTCCTGAAGCCGGAAATGTTTGTGCGCGCCAAAGCCAAACGCCATGTGGATTCCAACATGGTCAGCATTCCGTCCCGCGGCATCATCTTCGATCATGATAAATACTATGTGCTGGTGCTCACGAACACCAAACCGGGCGTGGCCATCCGGGAAGTACAGGTGGCCAGGACGGTAGAGGGCCGTGCTTATATCGCCTCCGGGTTGAAAGAAGGGGAGCGCATCATCGCTTCCCGCCAGGTATTCATTTATGACACACTGAGCGATCAGCAGTAA
- a CDS encoding efflux RND transporter permease subunit encodes MNRFIKQILAFSLKNKYFIFFAAGVMAIAGYLSFKQIGVDAFPDVTNTTVTIITQWQGRSAEEVEKFVTRPIEIAMNRAQKKTHIRSSSLFGLSVVKVIFDDDVDDTFARQQINNNIASANLPEGADPEIEPPYGPTGEIYRYTLESSKLNIEQLKTLQDWVVERNLLAVPGVADIVSFGGEVKIYQVTMNPDKAVQYSITAQEMYQALSKSNINVGGDVIVKNAQAYVVRGIGVLNNVEEIKNVIVDHIGGTPILVKDVADVSVAALPRLGQVGRDRDNDMVEGIVVMRKGENPANVIVELKKKIEELNTRILPDDVKIKTFYNREDLIDFSTHTVLHNMIEGIIFVTVIVFIFMADWRTTVIVAVVIPLALLFAFICLKLKGMSANLLSMGAIDFGIIIDGAVVMMEGIFVVLDRKAHQVGMERFNRLSKLGMIRKACMENGKGIFFAKLIIITGLLPIFTFEKVEGKMFSPLAWTLGFALLGALILTFTLVPAMASVLLRKNVKEKENFFLRFVHKTTSRLFNYTFHHRRLVFTLSIVVLIIGLYCFRFLGTEFLPQLNEGAIYIRATGPLSTSLEESVKVADEMRKKILAFPEVRQVMSQTGRPNDGTDATGFYNIEFHVDIYPQDEWKSGISKEELIRRMNGRLDGTPGVTLNFSQPIMDNVEEAVSGVKGSIVVKLFGDDFKTVEKHEEQIEKILKTVRGIEDLGIMRNIGQPELRINLNQQKMALYGVTTEDANSVIEMAIGGKAATKIYEGERNFDLRIRYPEGFREDEVAIGNLSIPTLRGNKIPLKEIADISHIIGPSMIYRDKHQRYGAIKFSVRGRDLGSTIDEARRKVGEQVTLPKNYFLEWAGDFENQQRATKRLTQVVPISLLLIFLFLFILFGRMKDALLVLNNVPFAIIGGIFSLWLTGINFSISAGIGFIALFGICVQNGVILLTKFKTNIRGMHQYSDSLLAQAIHDGVESRIRPVIMTAMMAAIGLLPAAMSHGIGSETARPLARVVIGGLITDTLFNLFIFPIVFYWVYRRMLRKAEA; translated from the coding sequence ATGAACAGATTCATTAAGCAGATACTAGCTTTCTCCCTGAAGAATAAATATTTCATTTTTTTTGCCGCCGGCGTGATGGCCATTGCAGGTTATCTCAGCTTTAAACAGATCGGGGTAGACGCTTTCCCGGACGTGACCAATACCACGGTGACCATCATCACCCAATGGCAGGGGCGCAGCGCGGAAGAAGTGGAAAAATTCGTGACCCGTCCCATCGAGATAGCGATGAACCGGGCGCAGAAAAAAACACATATCCGTTCCTCCTCCCTGTTTGGACTGTCTGTGGTGAAAGTGATCTTTGACGATGATGTGGATGATACTTTCGCCCGGCAACAGATCAATAACAACATCGCGTCCGCCAACCTCCCGGAAGGGGCGGACCCCGAGATAGAACCGCCGTACGGCCCTACCGGAGAGATTTACCGGTACACGCTGGAAAGTAGCAAACTGAATATCGAGCAACTGAAAACGCTGCAGGACTGGGTGGTGGAACGCAATCTGCTGGCCGTGCCCGGCGTGGCGGACATTGTGAGCTTTGGTGGTGAAGTGAAAATTTACCAGGTGACCATGAATCCTGATAAAGCTGTACAGTACAGCATCACGGCGCAGGAAATGTATCAGGCGCTCTCCAAAAGCAATATCAACGTTGGTGGCGACGTGATCGTCAAAAATGCGCAGGCGTATGTGGTGCGCGGCATCGGGGTGCTCAATAACGTAGAGGAAATCAAGAACGTGATCGTAGACCACATAGGCGGCACGCCCATCCTCGTAAAAGACGTGGCCGACGTGTCAGTGGCCGCACTGCCACGCCTGGGGCAGGTGGGCCGCGACCGCGACAACGATATGGTGGAAGGTATTGTGGTGATGCGCAAAGGAGAGAACCCGGCCAACGTGATCGTGGAACTGAAGAAAAAAATTGAAGAGCTGAATACCCGCATCCTGCCGGACGATGTAAAGATTAAAACATTCTATAACCGGGAAGACCTGATCGATTTCTCCACCCATACGGTGTTGCACAACATGATTGAGGGCATCATCTTCGTGACGGTGATTGTTTTCATTTTCATGGCCGACTGGCGCACGACGGTCATCGTAGCAGTAGTAATACCACTGGCCTTGTTGTTTGCCTTCATCTGTCTGAAGTTGAAAGGCATGAGCGCCAACCTGCTCTCTATGGGCGCTATCGACTTTGGCATCATCATAGACGGCGCGGTGGTAATGATGGAAGGGATTTTTGTGGTGCTGGACAGGAAGGCGCACCAGGTGGGCATGGAGCGGTTCAACCGCCTGAGCAAACTGGGCATGATCCGCAAAGCCTGTATGGAAAACGGTAAAGGTATTTTCTTTGCCAAGCTGATCATCATCACCGGGTTACTGCCCATCTTCACCTTTGAGAAAGTGGAAGGCAAGATGTTCTCCCCGCTGGCGTGGACGCTGGGCTTTGCCCTGCTGGGCGCGCTGATACTTACATTTACGCTGGTGCCGGCGATGGCCAGTGTGCTGCTGCGTAAAAACGTGAAGGAGAAAGAAAACTTCTTCCTGCGGTTTGTGCACAAAACCACGTCACGCCTCTTTAACTATACTTTCCATCACCGTCGGCTGGTGTTCACCCTTTCAATTGTAGTGCTCATCATTGGACTGTACTGTTTCCGTTTCCTGGGAACGGAGTTCCTGCCACAGCTGAATGAAGGCGCCATTTATATCAGGGCCACCGGTCCACTGAGCACTTCCCTGGAAGAGTCGGTGAAAGTGGCCGATGAGATGCGTAAAAAGATACTCGCCTTTCCGGAAGTGAGGCAGGTGATGTCGCAAACGGGCCGTCCCAATGACGGTACCGATGCTACCGGTTTTTATAACATAGAGTTCCATGTAGACATTTACCCGCAGGATGAATGGAAGAGCGGGATATCCAAGGAGGAGCTTATCCGTAGGATGAATGGAAGACTGGACGGGACGCCCGGCGTAACGCTCAATTTTTCCCAGCCTATCATGGATAACGTGGAAGAAGCGGTATCTGGTGTAAAAGGTTCCATTGTAGTGAAGCTTTTTGGGGATGATTTTAAGACCGTCGAAAAACATGAAGAGCAGATCGAGAAAATCCTCAAAACGGTGAGGGGCATTGAAGATCTGGGCATCATGCGCAATATCGGCCAGCCGGAGCTGCGCATCAATCTGAACCAGCAGAAGATGGCGCTCTATGGCGTCACTACGGAAGATGCCAACTCTGTTATCGAGATGGCGATCGGTGGCAAGGCCGCCACTAAGATATACGAAGGGGAGAGGAACTTCGACCTGCGTATCCGTTACCCGGAAGGGTTCCGTGAAGATGAAGTAGCGATTGGCAATCTCTCTATTCCTACGTTGCGGGGCAACAAAATACCGCTGAAGGAAATTGCCGATATCAGCCACATTATCGGACCGAGCATGATTTACCGAGATAAACACCAGCGGTACGGAGCGATCAAGTTTTCCGTACGTGGCCGTGACCTGGGCAGTACTATTGATGAAGCCCGGAGAAAGGTGGGCGAGCAGGTAACGTTGCCCAAAAACTATTTCCTGGAGTGGGCAGGCGACTTTGAAAACCAGCAGCGTGCCACCAAAAGGCTGACGCAGGTGGTGCCTATCAGCCTGCTCCTGATTTTCCTGTTTCTTTTTATCCTGTTTGGACGTATGAAAGATGCCCTGCTGGTGCTGAACAATGTGCCGTTTGCCATTATCGGTGGTATTTTCTCGCTGTGGCTGACAGGCATTAACTTCAGTATTTCCGCCGGTATCGGGTTTATCGCCCTGTTCGGTATCTGTGTGCAGAACGGCGTGATCCTGCTGACCAAGTTCAAAACGAATATCCGGGGGATGCATCAGTATTCCGACAGCCTTTTGGCACAGGCCATACATGATGGCGTGGAGTCGCGCATACGGCCGGTGATCATGACAGCGATGATGGCCGCTATCGGGTTGCTGCCGGCTGCCATGAGCCATGGTATTGGCTCTGAGACGGCACGGCCATTGGCCCGCGTGGTGATCGGAGGGTTGATTACCGATACGTTGTTCAACCTGTTTATTTTCCCGATTGTGTTTTATTGGGTATACCGCAGGATGTTGAGAAAGGCAGAAGCGTAA